Proteins encoded together in one Macadamia integrifolia cultivar HAES 741 chromosome 8, SCU_Mint_v3, whole genome shotgun sequence window:
- the LOC122087314 gene encoding myosin-3-like, translating into MFKSARWRSEKNKIKAVFKLQFQATQVPRLGWETLMVSLIPLDVGKPTVKLEKVTIKDGNCRWENPIYETIRFVQDPKSGKLNEKIYQFLVTNGSSKTGLLGEVSLDFADYAEAIKASSVSLPLKTSDTGAVLHVTIQRINGASDQREVEDNGDVAQDRSLKSQLINGDTDECRINNSTEDGPISKITSQNTESKGNIRAILSSDSISASGSESSSGRNTPRELGLKNDNTHQDPTSILSSLSHSSEPQKAILNGDEANHQEHRRSNTEWSVCSAPDGSLDGSTSSEDTLLKERPSQASDVSIEKLKGELVVLARQAEVSELELQTLRKQIVKESKRGQELSREVVSLKEERDELKRECEQLNASKKRFEAVKVSSILQFDSEDPRALLEEIRQELNYEKELNANLRLQLQKTQESNSELLLAVQDLDEMLEQKNKEISRLSNKLATSGKEEELQAISRNEMDEDEEQRALDVLVREHDNSKEVNLLERKVIDLYSEIEVYRRDRDELEMQMEQLALDYEILKQENHDISSKLEQSQLQEQLKMQYDFPASFVTMNELEAQVENLEKELKKQTQECSTSLATINELESRVKSLQEELEKQAQGFEADLEAVIHSKVEQEQRAIRAEEALRKTKWNNANTVERIQEEFRRLSIQMASTFEANEKLAMKALKEASELRLQKENLKEMLFSANEETRLAKDDYEGKLVELSKQVDMKTEEADQIRLQLEYTSSKLEHQKKQEEERFDAFTREITNLRAEIERLTREHNSLTKQAEHQEELRVEMEQMKTSIKKAEMIVQKGNAERDELERRIASLTKEAEKSMEEMDNMKCLKDEKDKMIRLLQSEVGNLRAQYNDLKHSLSKEEQEKENLRKQIFHLRADLRKKEDAVTVIEKKLKENSGRVLPSDGPKPTSRNNKSAPISRGSKEVANLREKIKLLEGQIKQKEASLEKSTSSFLEREKDLCNKIEELERRMEELSQHGTSFCEEQCQKEAKDAEGTNANASKSEGGTSLEEKLEFSNMNATVFMSGQNGTEKPFISYNETSSEKELLVAPIHNSDQENLSELLSEIALLKERNQSMEGELKEMQERYSEISLKFAEVEGERQQLVMTVRNLKNAKKN; encoded by the exons ATGTTCAAGTCTGCGAGATGGAGGAGCGAGAAGAACAAGATCAAAGCTGTATTCAAACTACAGTTTCAGGCGACTCAG GTGCCTCGGTTGGGATGGGAAACTTTGATGGTATCATTGATACCTTTGGATGTTGGGAAACCGACAGTGAAACTGGAGAAGGTGACAATTAAGGATGGGAACTGTCGCTGGGAAAATCCGATCTATGAAACGATAAGATTTGTCCAGGACCCAAAATCAGGAAAACTCAACGAGAAAATTTACCAGTTCCTTGTTACGAAT GGGTCATCCAAAACTGGTCTTCTGGGGGAAGTCTCTCTCGATTTTGCAGATTACGCAGAAGCAATCAAAGCCTCATCTGTTTCTCTGCCCCTTAAAACTTCAGACACTGGCGCAGTTCTGCAT GTTACAATTCAAAGAATAAATGGAGCAAGTGATCAGAG agaggttgaagacaatGGAGATGTGGCCCAAGACAGGAGCTTGAAAAGCCAGTTAATTAATGGTGATACAGATGAATGCAGAATAAATAATTCTACTGAA GATGGGCCTATTAGTAAGATCACATCTCAGAATACAGAATCCAAGGGAAATATCAGAGCAATTTTGAGCTCTGATTCTATATCAGCGTCAGGTTCAGAGAGCAGCTCCGGACGAAATACCCCGCGAGAACTAGGGTTGAAGAATGACAACACCCATCAGGATCCTACCAGCATCCTGTCATCTCTCAGCCACAGCTCCGAGCCTCAAAAGGCAATATTAAATGGTGATGAGGCTAACCACCAAGAGCACCGAAGGTCAAACACAGAGTGGTCAGTGTGTTCTGCTCCAGATGGAAGTTTAGATGGCTCAACAAGTTCCGAGGACACCCTTCTGAAAGAAAGACCATCACAGGCTTCAGATGTCTCCATTGAAAAGCTCAAAGGTGAACTAGTAGTTTTGGCGAGGCAGGCGGAAGTTTCAGAGCTGGAATTACAGACTCTTAGAAAGCAGATTGTCAAGGAGAGCAAAAGAGGACAGGAACTCTCGCGAGAAGTTGTTAGCCTCAAAGAGGAGAGGGATGAACTTAAAAGAGAATGTGAGCAACTCAATGCCTCAAAGAAACGTTTCGAAGCAGTGAAGGTTTCAAGCATATTGCAGTTTGACAGTGAGGACCCAAGGGCTCTTCTAGAAGAGATCAGACAAGAGCTGAATTATGAGAAAGAACTGAATGCGAATCTTCGTTTGCAACTACAAAAGACACAAGAGTCTAACTCTGAGTTGCTTCTTGCTGTGCAAGACCTAGATGAGATGTTGGAGcagaaaaataaggaaatatCCCGTCTTTCTAACAAGTTGGCAACTagtgggaaagaagaagagttaCAAGCAATCTCTAGAAATGAAATGGATGAGGATGAAGAACAACGGGCACTGGATGTACTAGTCAGAGAGCATGATAATTCCAAGGAAGTAAATTTGCTTGAGCGAAAGGTTATAGACCTGTACAGCGAAATAGAGGTCTACAGGAGAGATAGAGATGAGCTAGAGATGCAAATGGAACAGCTTGCCCTGGATTATGAGATTTTGAAACAAGAAAACCATGATATATCTTCAAAGCTAGAGCAAAGTCAACTGCAAGAACAATTGAAGATGCAATATGATTTCCCAGCCTCTTTCGTCACTATGAATGAACTCGAAGCCCAGGTTGAaaatttggagaaagaactcAAGAAGCAGACACAAGAATGTTCAACTTCTCTGGCTACTATAAATGAGCTGGAATCCCGGGTCAAGAGCCTGCAGGAAGAACTAGAGAAGCAGGCGCAAGGATTTGAAGCTGATCTAGAAGCCGTGATACATTCCAAAGTTGAGCAAGAACAAAGGGCCATCCGAGCAGAGGAAGCCTTAAGGAAGACAAAATGGAATAATGCTAACACAGTAGAGCGGATTCAAGAAGAATTTAGACGGCTATCCATACAAATGGCATCTACATTTGAAGCAAATGAGAAGCTGGCAATGAAAGCTCTGAAAGAAGCTAGTGAACTGCGTCTGCAGAAAGAAAATCTGAAAGAAATGCTTTTCAGTGCTAATGAAGAGACAAGATTGGCTAAAGATGATTATGAAGGAAAACTGGTAGAGCTTTCAAAACAAGTGGATATGAAGACAGAAGAAGCAGACCAGATACGGTTGCAACTAGAATATACATCCTCAAAGCTTGAACATCAAAAGaagcaagaggaagaaagatttgATGCTTTCACAAGGGAAATCACAAATCTCAGAGCTGAGATAGAGAGGCTGACAAGAGAGCACAATAGCCTCACAAAACAGGCAGAGCATCAAGAGGAATTGAGAGTTGAGATGGAACAAATGAagacatcaataaaaaaagcaGAGATGATTGTGCAAAAAGGAAATGCGGAACGAGATGAACTGGAGAGGAGAATAGCTTCATTGACAAAGGAAGCTGAGAAATCAATGGAGGAGATGGACAATATGAAGTGTCTCAAGGATGAAAAAGATAAAATGATCAGACTTCTACAATCAGAAGTGGGAAACCTTAGAGCTCAGTATAATGACTTGAAACATTCCTTGTCTAAGGaggagcaagagaaagagaacctTAGGAAACAGATATTTCATTTAAGGGCTGATCTAAGGAAGAAGGAGGATGCCGTTACTGTTATCGAAAAGAAGCTCAAAGAAAACAGTGGACGAGTTCTGCCATCAGATGGGCCCAAACCAACTTCAAGGAACAATAAATCAGCTCCCATTTCCCGTGGATCTAAGGAGGTTGCTAATTTGCGTGAGAAAATCAAATTGCTCGAG GGACAGATAAAGCAAAAAGAAGCTTCTCTAGAAAAGTCAACCAGTTCATTtttagagagggagaaggaTCTGTGTAACAAAATTGAAGAACTAGAAAGGAGGATGGAAGAGCTCAGCCAGCACGGTACAAGTTTCTGTGAAGAACAATGCCAAAAG GAAGCCAAAGATGCTGAGGGGACAAATGCAAATGCTAGCAAGTCTGAAGGAGGAACAAGCTTGGAAGAAAAATTGGAGTTCAGCAATATGAACGCTACTGTGTTCATGTCTGGTCAAAATGGTACTGAAAAACCTTTCATCAG